In one window of Nomascus leucogenys isolate Asia chromosome 1a, Asia_NLE_v1, whole genome shotgun sequence DNA:
- the CNIH1 gene encoding protein cornichon homolog 1 isoform X1, whose protein sequence is MAFTFAAFCYMLALLLTAALIFFAIWHIIAFDELKTDYKNPIDQCNTLNPTVEKVKKIKRVKIALKLVLPEYLIHAFFCVMFLCAAEWLTLGLNMPLLAYHIWRYMSRPVMSGPGLYDPTTIMNADILAYCQKEGWCKLAFYLLAFFYYLYGMIYVLVSS, encoded by the exons atggcGTTCACGTTCGCGGCCTTCTGCTACATGCTGGCGCTGCTGCTCACTGCCGCGCTCATCTTCTTCGCTATTTGGCAC attatagCATTTGATGAGCTGAAGACTGATTACAAGAATCCTATAGACCAGTGTAATACCCTGAATCCC ACAGTTGAAAAGGTCAAAAAGATTAAAAGAGTCAAAATTGCATTAAAG CTTGTACTCCCAGAGTACCTCATCCACGCTTTCTTCTGTGTCATGTTTCTTTGTGCAGCAGAGTGGCTTACACTGGGTCTCAATATGCCCCTCTTGGCATATCATATTTGGAG GTATATGAGTAGACCAGTGATGAGTGGCCCAGGACTCTATGACCCTACAACCATCATGAATGCAGATATTCTAGCATATTGTCAGAAGGAAGGATGGTGCAAATTAGCTTTTTATCTTCTAGCATTTTTTTACTACCTATACGG catGATCTATGTTTTGGTGAGCTCTTAG
- the CNIH1 gene encoding protein cornichon homolog 1 isoform X2 encodes MAFTFAAFCYMLALLLTAALIFFAIWHIIAFDELKTDYKNPIDQCNTLNPLVLPEYLIHAFFCVMFLCAAEWLTLGLNMPLLAYHIWRYMSRPVMSGPGLYDPTTIMNADILAYCQKEGWCKLAFYLLAFFYYLYGMIYVLVSS; translated from the exons atggcGTTCACGTTCGCGGCCTTCTGCTACATGCTGGCGCTGCTGCTCACTGCCGCGCTCATCTTCTTCGCTATTTGGCAC attatagCATTTGATGAGCTGAAGACTGATTACAAGAATCCTATAGACCAGTGTAATACCCTGAATCCC CTTGTACTCCCAGAGTACCTCATCCACGCTTTCTTCTGTGTCATGTTTCTTTGTGCAGCAGAGTGGCTTACACTGGGTCTCAATATGCCCCTCTTGGCATATCATATTTGGAG GTATATGAGTAGACCAGTGATGAGTGGCCCAGGACTCTATGACCCTACAACCATCATGAATGCAGATATTCTAGCATATTGTCAGAAGGAAGGATGGTGCAAATTAGCTTTTTATCTTCTAGCATTTTTTTACTACCTATACGG catGATCTATGTTTTGGTGAGCTCTTAG
- the CNIH1 gene encoding protein cornichon homolog 1 isoform X3 — protein MAFTFAAFCYMLALLLTAALIFFAIWHLVLPEYLIHAFFCVMFLCAAEWLTLGLNMPLLAYHIWRYMSRPVMSGPGLYDPTTIMNADILAYCQKEGWCKLAFYLLAFFYYLYGMIYVLVSS, from the exons atggcGTTCACGTTCGCGGCCTTCTGCTACATGCTGGCGCTGCTGCTCACTGCCGCGCTCATCTTCTTCGCTATTTGGCAC CTTGTACTCCCAGAGTACCTCATCCACGCTTTCTTCTGTGTCATGTTTCTTTGTGCAGCAGAGTGGCTTACACTGGGTCTCAATATGCCCCTCTTGGCATATCATATTTGGAG GTATATGAGTAGACCAGTGATGAGTGGCCCAGGACTCTATGACCCTACAACCATCATGAATGCAGATATTCTAGCATATTGTCAGAAGGAAGGATGGTGCAAATTAGCTTTTTATCTTCTAGCATTTTTTTACTACCTATACGG catGATCTATGTTTTGGTGAGCTCTTAG